A single window of Desulfovibrio sp. JC010 DNA harbors:
- the mutS gene encoding DNA mismatch repair protein MutS, with translation MSKPKLTPMFEQYMQIKAEHPDSLLFFRMGDFYELFFEDAEIAARELQIALTCRNPNSPDKIPMCGVPHHASRTYLAQLVDKGYTVALCDQLEDPKQTKGLVKRGVTRVYTPGTVVEDDTLTAKDNNFLAALLWDETKSAGGLAWMDFSTGQWSGLQSKNENDLWQWALKVNPRELILPQGKAVPGQYGDMDARIAPAPSAGYFNYNSAKDNVLEAQDVADLDSLDLEDKPQLTQACGALISYLRQTQMQDFDHLGEFKPLNLTKFMILDEVTERNLELFKRLDGKKGKGTLLNVLDKTITPMGGRLLAVRLKQPWREISPIEHNQRAVTFFHDDDSLRAKVRELLDTVYDLERLSTRVVLGRATPKDFISLRQSLKTLPPVHHLLHEAVVGVDEENPVTPALKSIVKKWDSMTDVAELLEAALVDSPPPVITEGGLFKSGFNEELDELIELTEHGESTLAGLLENEKSANDLPKLKLGFNKVFGYYFEISKAFKGQVPDYFERRQTLVNSERYITPELKELEEKLISASDKRKTLEYNLFQKIREEIAGNRSRFMFMADAIAAVDFWQGLAEAARANRWSCPEIHPGMEVVIEEGRHPVVEAVQGAANYIPNSLTIDEKRRILLITGPNMAGKSTVLRQVALMGIMAQIGSYIPATNGRIGLMDRVFSRVGASDNLAQGQSTFMVEMMETARILRQASKRSLVILDEIGRGTSTFDGLALAWAVVEELSKRARGGIRTLFATHYHELTSLEGVIDGLRNFNIAVREWKGDILFLRRLVPGPADKSYGIEVAKLAGVPKPVVVRAREILANLEEKSQDVDGQPVHQAPSVQSILPGMICTENKNEAPPEDHALIKELRNLDVNGLSPIEALTLLNQWKKSLGEN, from the coding sequence GTGAGCAAACCTAAACTCACTCCCATGTTCGAGCAGTACATGCAGATCAAGGCCGAACACCCTGATTCTCTGCTGTTTTTCCGTATGGGAGACTTCTACGAGCTTTTCTTTGAGGACGCTGAAATTGCAGCGCGTGAATTGCAGATCGCTTTGACCTGCCGTAATCCCAATTCTCCCGATAAAATTCCCATGTGCGGAGTTCCGCATCATGCCTCACGTACATATCTGGCTCAGTTGGTAGACAAAGGCTACACTGTTGCGCTTTGCGATCAGCTTGAAGATCCCAAACAGACAAAAGGGTTGGTGAAACGCGGCGTAACAAGGGTTTACACGCCCGGAACAGTTGTCGAAGACGACACCCTTACAGCCAAGGACAATAACTTTCTTGCCGCCCTGCTCTGGGATGAAACAAAGTCCGCAGGCGGGCTGGCATGGATGGATTTTTCCACCGGACAATGGTCCGGGCTTCAAAGCAAGAATGAAAACGACCTCTGGCAATGGGCACTAAAAGTAAATCCCCGGGAACTGATATTACCGCAGGGCAAGGCCGTTCCCGGTCAGTATGGCGACATGGATGCCCGTATCGCCCCTGCTCCTTCCGCCGGATATTTCAATTACAATTCTGCCAAAGACAATGTCCTTGAAGCACAGGATGTCGCCGATCTCGATTCATTGGACCTTGAAGACAAACCGCAGCTGACCCAGGCTTGCGGTGCGCTAATTTCCTATCTGCGCCAGACCCAGATGCAGGATTTTGATCATCTCGGTGAATTCAAGCCGCTCAATCTGACCAAATTCATGATTCTGGATGAAGTCACCGAACGCAACCTTGAGCTTTTCAAAAGGCTGGACGGCAAAAAGGGCAAAGGCACCCTGCTCAACGTTCTCGACAAGACCATTACCCCCATGGGCGGACGTCTTCTCGCGGTGCGTTTAAAGCAGCCGTGGCGCGAGATTTCGCCTATTGAGCACAACCAACGGGCGGTTACTTTTTTTCACGATGACGACTCTCTGCGCGCCAAAGTCCGCGAACTGCTCGATACGGTCTACGACCTTGAACGCCTTTCCACCCGTGTCGTGCTCGGCCGGGCAACCCCCAAGGATTTCATCAGCCTGCGTCAGAGCCTGAAGACCCTGCCTCCGGTCCATCATCTTCTGCATGAAGCAGTAGTCGGCGTGGACGAAGAAAATCCGGTCACTCCGGCCCTGAAATCCATCGTCAAAAAATGGGATTCCATGACCGATGTGGCTGAACTTCTGGAAGCAGCCCTTGTGGACTCCCCTCCCCCGGTCATCACCGAAGGCGGGTTGTTCAAGTCCGGTTTTAACGAAGAACTGGACGAACTCATCGAGCTGACCGAGCACGGGGAATCCACCCTTGCCGGACTGCTGGAAAACGAAAAATCCGCCAACGACCTGCCCAAGCTCAAACTGGGATTCAACAAGGTCTTCGGTTACTATTTTGAAATTTCCAAAGCTTTCAAGGGACAGGTGCCGGACTATTTTGAACGCCGCCAGACCCTTGTAAACAGCGAACGCTACATTACCCCGGAACTCAAAGAGCTTGAAGAAAAGCTCATTTCAGCTTCGGATAAACGCAAGACCCTTGAATACAACCTTTTCCAGAAAATACGTGAGGAAATTGCCGGGAACCGCAGTCGTTTCATGTTCATGGCAGATGCCATTGCCGCTGTTGACTTCTGGCAGGGACTGGCTGAAGCCGCAAGGGCCAACCGCTGGTCCTGCCCGGAAATCCATCCCGGCATGGAAGTGGTCATTGAGGAAGGCCGCCATCCCGTGGTCGAAGCCGTGCAAGGGGCGGCAAACTACATCCCCAACAGTCTGACCATCGACGAAAAACGGCGTATCCTGCTCATCACAGGGCCGAACATGGCCGGTAAATCAACCGTGCTTCGTCAGGTCGCGCTAATGGGCATCATGGCCCAGATAGGTTCCTACATCCCGGCCACCAACGGACGTATCGGGCTTATGGACCGTGTATTTTCCCGCGTCGGTGCTTCGGATAACCTTGCGCAGGGACAATCCACCTTTATGGTTGAAATGATGGAAACCGCACGCATCCTGCGCCAGGCTTCCAAGCGCAGTCTGGTCATTCTTGATGAAATCGGACGCGGAACCTCTACCTTTGACGGGCTTGCGCTGGCATGGGCTGTTGTGGAAGAGCTTTCCAAGCGCGCACGGGGCGGTATCCGCACCCTTTTCGCCACCCATTACCATGAACTGACCTCTCTTGAGGGAGTCATTGACGGCCTGCGGAATTTCAACATTGCGGTCCGTGAATGGAAAGGTGATATCCTTTTCCTGCGCAGGCTGGTTCCCGGTCCGGCGGATAAAAGTTACGGTATCGAGGTGGCCAAGCTTGCCGGGGTACCCAAGCCTGTAGTAGTCAGGGCTAGGGAAATTCTTGCGAATCTTGAAGAAAAATCGCAGGATGTGGATGGTCAGCCTGTGCATCAGGCCCCGTCCGTGCAATCAATCCTGCCCGGAATGATCTGCACCGAAAACAAAAACGAAGCTCCGCCCGAAGATCATGCACTCATCAAAGAGCTGCGTAATCTCGATGTGAACGGACTTTCACCCATAGAAGCCCTTACCCTTCTGAATCAGTGGAAAAAATCACTGGGAGAAAATTAA
- the lysA gene encoding diaminopimelate decarboxylase: protein MHHFEIKNNELHAENISINELAREYGTPLYIYSAATLRRHFEAFDSAFTGLDHMTCYSVKANSNLSVLKLLAEMGAGMDIVSGGELFRALKAGVPASKIVFSGVGKKAYEIAEALKADILMFNVESVGEMHRINEVAESMNKTARISFRINPDVDPKTHPYISTGMKKNKFGLDMETAKDAYKTAKELPNVSPIGMDCHIGSQLTTIEPFLEALDKLLAFRDELGTMGIEIEHLDLGGGLGITYDEEEPPHPKEFGEALSKALADKGLKVILEPGRVIAGNAGILVGEVIYTKKTPTKDFLIVDAAMNDLVRPSLYQSYHRISEVTQNNRPEIDYDIVGPICESGDFLAKDRMLPEMKQGELIAVYSAGAYGFTMSSNYNSRLRAAEIIVDGDDVIMARRRETYEDLLKLES, encoded by the coding sequence ATGCATCATTTTGAAATTAAAAATAATGAATTGCATGCTGAAAATATCAGCATCAATGAGCTTGCCAGAGAATACGGCACCCCGCTCTACATCTACTCCGCAGCCACCCTGCGCAGACATTTTGAAGCTTTTGATTCCGCTTTCACCGGGCTGGACCACATGACCTGCTATTCCGTAAAAGCCAACTCCAACCTGAGCGTGCTCAAGCTGCTGGCTGAAATGGGCGCAGGCATGGATATTGTCTCCGGCGGCGAACTTTTCCGTGCACTCAAAGCAGGCGTACCCGCAAGCAAAATCGTATTTTCCGGCGTGGGTAAAAAAGCGTACGAAATCGCTGAAGCACTCAAGGCCGATATTCTCATGTTCAACGTTGAGTCCGTGGGCGAAATGCACCGCATCAACGAAGTGGCCGAGTCCATGAACAAGACCGCGCGCATCAGTTTCCGTATCAATCCGGACGTTGATCCCAAGACACATCCCTACATTTCCACCGGGATGAAAAAGAATAAGTTCGGTCTGGATATGGAAACCGCCAAGGATGCATACAAAACCGCAAAAGAGCTTCCCAACGTCTCCCCCATCGGCATGGACTGCCATATCGGTTCCCAGCTGACCACCATTGAGCCGTTCCTCGAAGCCCTCGACAAGCTCCTCGCTTTCCGCGACGAACTCGGCACCATGGGCATTGAGATCGAACACCTCGACCTCGGCGGCGGACTCGGCATCACCTATGATGAAGAAGAGCCGCCCCATCCCAAGGAGTTCGGTGAAGCCCTCAGCAAGGCTCTCGCAGACAAAGGACTTAAAGTAATCCTTGAACCCGGCCGTGTAATCGCCGGTAACGCAGGTATTCTCGTCGGTGAAGTTATCTACACCAAGAAGACCCCGACCAAGGATTTCCTGATTGTCGATGCGGCCATGAACGATCTGGTGCGTCCTTCTCTGTACCAGTCCTATCACCGTATTTCCGAAGTCACCCAGAACAACCGTCCTGAAATCGACTACGACATTGTCGGCCCCATCTGCGAATCCGGAGATTTCCTCGCCAAGGATCGCATGCTGCCCGAAATGAAGCAGGGCGAGCTTATCGCGGTCTACTCTGCCGGGGCATACGGTTTCACCATGTCTTCCAACTACAACTCCCGCCTGCGTGCCGCAGAGATAATCGTCGATGGAGATGACGTCATCATGGCCCGCCGTCGTGAAACTTACGAAGATCTGCTTAAACTGGAATCTTAG
- a CDS encoding 16S rRNA (uracil(1498)-N(3))-methyltransferase, with amino-acid sequence MARLNSFYLASEDWDTPFILQGSEAKHLGKVLRTRVGDTVRLFDGCGREGLFTVTDITKSKVQLEITEEKSISDLRNITLAIGWNKSSRRNWILEKSVELQTRGLIFFQSEFSQGKVPAEIKDSWHEKLVAAAKQCGNPWLPELQTVSGSIEKLIEASAPYANKLFLYEKADEDTVPDNSIFAAESTLAVIGPEGGFSPREAELLIENNFIPLSLGNSILRWETAALLCMGSAYLERQKT; translated from the coding sequence ATGGCTAGACTAAATTCATTTTACTTAGCTTCAGAAGATTGGGACACCCCTTTTATTCTCCAAGGCAGCGAAGCCAAACATCTCGGAAAAGTGTTGCGCACCCGTGTCGGTGATACCGTGCGCCTTTTCGACGGCTGCGGTCGCGAAGGATTGTTTACAGTCACTGATATCACCAAGAGCAAGGTGCAGCTTGAAATTACCGAAGAAAAATCAATCTCTGACTTGCGTAACATCACCCTTGCCATTGGCTGGAATAAAAGTTCGCGCCGGAATTGGATTCTTGAAAAATCTGTTGAATTACAGACCCGTGGCTTGATATTTTTCCAAAGCGAATTCAGTCAGGGTAAGGTTCCTGCCGAGATTAAAGACAGCTGGCATGAAAAGCTGGTTGCCGCTGCAAAGCAGTGCGGCAACCCATGGTTGCCCGAGCTGCAGACCGTATCCGGATCAATCGAAAAACTCATCGAAGCATCCGCACCCTATGCCAACAAACTTTTCTTGTATGAAAAAGCGGATGAGGATACGGTGCCGGATAATTCAATCTTTGCCGCCGAATCCACCCTTGCCGTTATCGGCCCGGAAGGAGGATTCAGCCCGCGCGAAGCTGAATTATTAATTGAAAATAATTTTATTCCCCTCAGTTTAGGTAATTCTATTCTCAGGTGGGAAACAGCCGCCCTACTCTGCATGGGCAGTGCATATTTAGAAAGACAAAAAACTTGA
- a CDS encoding replication-associated recombination protein A produces MKLELTDNQPLADRIRPKNIDEFVGQAHVRERVEAFERSKRLPSLLLFGPPGCGKSTLALLLAKSTGRHFMRISAPESGIAALRKQLAGMDILILDELHRFSKAQQDFFLPILESGEITLLATTTENPSFSVTRQLLSRLHVLRLRALNKTDLQAICKRACEELEIELSEESLALITSMAGGDGRSLLNLLEYVSQLPEEKREAENLRKILPETVVRGDRDGDSHYELASALIKSIRGSDPDAALYYLGCLIESGEDPKFITRRLIISAGEDIGLADPHAITMAVSCQQAVEFIGMPEGFIPLSECVVYLALAPKSNSTYAAYHTVKQEIRQNGMLPVPLHLRNATTNLQKEWGYGRNYLYPHSYPNSYVEQKYLPPEIADRMFYDPKDQGEEPRLNAWLKGQRRPRAPRKRPEPKKWGK; encoded by the coding sequence ATGAAATTAGAATTAACAGATAATCAGCCTTTGGCTGACCGTATCCGTCCTAAAAATATAGATGAATTTGTAGGACAGGCTCATGTGCGTGAGCGTGTTGAGGCATTTGAACGTTCCAAAAGGCTGCCCAGCCTGCTGCTTTTCGGGCCTCCGGGCTGCGGAAAATCTACCTTGGCTTTGCTGCTGGCAAAATCCACGGGCCGTCATTTCATGCGTATCAGCGCACCGGAATCGGGCATTGCAGCTTTACGTAAACAGCTGGCGGGCATGGATATTTTAATTCTTGATGAGCTGCATCGCTTTTCCAAGGCACAGCAGGATTTCTTTTTGCCCATTCTGGAATCAGGCGAAATCACCCTGCTGGCGACAACCACTGAAAACCCTTCTTTCAGCGTAACCCGGCAGCTGCTTTCAAGATTGCATGTGCTGCGGTTACGGGCGTTGAATAAGACAGATCTGCAGGCGATTTGCAAGCGGGCCTGCGAAGAGCTTGAAATCGAACTGAGCGAAGAAAGCCTGGCCCTGATCACCTCCATGGCCGGCGGTGACGGTCGCAGCCTGCTCAATCTGCTGGAATATGTTTCCCAGTTGCCGGAAGAAAAACGCGAAGCTGAAAATCTGCGTAAAATCCTGCCGGAAACAGTTGTTCGCGGCGACCGGGACGGCGATTCACATTACGAACTGGCTTCCGCTTTGATCAAATCTATCCGCGGCAGCGACCCGGATGCGGCACTTTATTATCTTGGCTGTCTGATTGAAAGCGGTGAAGATCCGAAATTTATTACCCGCAGACTGATTATTTCCGCGGGGGAAGACATCGGACTGGCTGATCCTCACGCAATAACCATGGCTGTTTCCTGCCAGCAGGCCGTGGAATTCATCGGCATGCCTGAAGGATTTATCCCTCTTTCGGAATGCGTGGTCTATCTGGCCCTTGCCCCCAAGAGTAACAGCACCTACGCAGCCTACCATACTGTAAAGCAGGAAATCCGCCAGAACGGCATGCTTCCGGTTCCGCTTCATTTGCGAAACGCGACTACAAACCTGCAGAAAGAATGGGGCTACGGACGAAACTACCTGTATCCGCATTCATATCCGAATTCTTATGTGGAACAGAAATACCTGCCTCCGGAAATTGCGGACCGTATGTTTTATGATCCCAAAGATCAGGGAGAAGAGCCGCGTTTGAATGCATGGCTGAAAGGGCAACGCAGACCACGCGCTCCGCGTAAAAGACCGGAACCCAAAAAATGGGGTAAATAA
- a CDS encoding PAS domain-containing sensor histidine kinase: MPSFNSIIIENIIESIDVGLMVISREGRIEFLNSAACNILNLDRKKHLGFGWGELFITDAVFNAEFNQVILDVISEQKAGLKHVVPYAVKDMECPKKLSITSSYLTENNEIIGLVFLFDDITEIYNAEEREKKALSRNAELQKERIEGLDSLSQAVAHQVLNPTTVIGGMANLLSRKLPEEDPLQKELEIISEEAMKLEGLVAAVKTYSNIPKPYPSEINTVQLFKEALHNANLILERIGERIEMKLDCEVETIIVGKKLFEAAIVELLLNASNFTPEKITDVGIEIKKVEQTIQIRIMDHGMGIEPQIMNHVLDPFFSTKAKGVGMGLSRVKKIVFEHQGKLEIESPGNGLGTTVTIDLPCPDADCCPKGNSFN; encoded by the coding sequence ATGCCTTCTTTTAATTCCATAATTATCGAGAATATTATTGAAAGTATCGATGTAGGACTGATGGTCATTTCCCGTGAGGGAAGGATCGAATTCCTTAATTCGGCAGCATGCAATATTCTTAATCTGGATCGTAAAAAGCACCTCGGCTTCGGCTGGGGGGAGCTTTTTATTACTGACGCCGTTTTCAATGCCGAGTTCAATCAGGTTATTCTTGATGTTATAAGTGAACAGAAGGCCGGGCTGAAACATGTAGTTCCGTATGCTGTCAAGGATATGGAATGCCCTAAAAAATTATCCATCACTTCATCTTACCTTACTGAAAACAACGAAATTATTGGTCTTGTATTTCTTTTTGATGACATAACTGAAATTTATAATGCCGAAGAACGTGAGAAGAAGGCCCTCTCCCGCAATGCTGAACTGCAAAAGGAACGAATTGAGGGACTGGATTCACTGTCACAGGCTGTGGCACATCAGGTACTAAATCCCACTACTGTAATCGGGGGAATGGCCAATCTTCTTTCCCGCAAATTACCCGAAGAAGACCCGCTGCAAAAAGAATTGGAAATTATTTCTGAAGAAGCCATGAAACTGGAAGGTCTGGTTGCAGCCGTTAAAACCTATTCTAATATTCCAAAACCATACCCATCAGAAATAAACACCGTCCAGCTTTTTAAAGAAGCCCTGCACAATGCCAACCTGATACTTGAACGTATTGGCGAACGCATAGAAATGAAGCTTGATTGCGAGGTGGAGACGATTATTGTCGGCAAAAAATTATTCGAAGCCGCAATAGTTGAGCTGTTGCTCAATGCCAGCAACTTTACCCCGGAAAAAATTACCGATGTAGGAATTGAAATCAAAAAAGTAGAACAGACAATCCAGATCAGGATAATGGACCACGGCATGGGCATTGAACCGCAAATTATGAACCATGTGCTGGACCCGTTCTTCTCCACCAAAGCCAAAGGGGTGGGCATGGGCTTATCGAGGGTAAAAAAGATTGTCTTCGAACATCAGGGCAAGCTGGAGATTGAAAGCCCCGGCAACGGACTGGGAACCACCGTAACTATTGACCTGCCTTGTCCCGACGCGGACTGCTGCCCTAAAGGTAATAGTTTTAATTAA
- a CDS encoding HDOD domain-containing protein, whose translation MQTVSIDDVQPGMILAADLLQGGRMLLPAGSVLTNKNISVFKNQGIESLQIVPSGAAEPDDESIDKAFVYARDYFMFVNHDDPVIMQMFDVAVYKTAMRVMEGWRLPTKDEQHVVALDEMRDLFFRDEGTFEDIVEAELKIASFPDIFFKVKEAVEDSKSTAEHIAEVVGLDVGLSTQLLKLVNSPLYGFPSEINNLVRAVALIGGKELCTLALGLSTIGYFKDIPPELIDMRSFWMHSLTCGVFSKVIAEKVDGVGPEMMFTAGLLHDVGRLILFKKMPYSAVQAMLFARENFIPLLEAEDMVLGFNHTQVARCMLEKWNFPAALTEIISSHHAPGKSSMAKEAAILQIADNLALSVGIAEGGMYVLPGVDEEVWEQLGIDTDILKKIVESYDYQIKELFSNFFN comes from the coding sequence ATGACGTCCAGCCGGGTATGATTTTAGCCGCAGATCTGTTGCAGGGTGGCAGAATGCTTCTGCCCGCAGGTTCCGTTCTGACCAATAAAAATATTTCTGTTTTTAAAAATCAAGGTATCGAATCCCTTCAGATAGTACCTTCCGGAGCAGCAGAGCCGGATGACGAGAGCATTGATAAAGCTTTTGTCTATGCGCGTGATTATTTCATGTTTGTCAATCATGATGATCCGGTAATTATGCAGATGTTTGATGTGGCCGTGTACAAGACAGCCATGCGGGTAATGGAAGGCTGGCGGCTGCCCACAAAAGATGAACAGCATGTGGTCGCTCTTGATGAAATGCGGGATCTGTTTTTCCGCGATGAAGGTACCTTTGAAGACATCGTTGAAGCTGAACTTAAAATCGCATCCTTTCCTGATATATTTTTCAAAGTTAAAGAAGCTGTTGAAGATTCCAAAAGCACAGCAGAACATATCGCAGAAGTTGTCGGTCTTGATGTGGGGTTATCCACACAGCTGCTGAAACTGGTCAACAGTCCTCTTTACGGATTCCCCTCAGAAATCAATAACCTTGTCCGTGCCGTGGCTCTGATAGGCGGAAAGGAACTTTGTACTCTGGCTCTCGGACTTTCGACCATCGGTTATTTCAAGGATATTCCACCGGAACTCATTGATATGCGGAGTTTCTGGATGCACTCCCTCACCTGTGGTGTATTTTCCAAAGTGATTGCTGAAAAAGTTGACGGAGTAGGGCCGGAAATGATGTTTACGGCCGGTCTTCTGCATGATGTCGGGCGGTTGATTCTGTTCAAAAAGATGCCTTACAGTGCGGTTCAGGCCATGCTTTTCGCCCGTGAAAATTTTATTCCTCTGCTGGAAGCTGAAGATATGGTTCTCGGCTTCAACCATACTCAGGTGGCCCGCTGCATGCTGGAGAAGTGGAATTTTCCTGCGGCCCTTACCGAGATTATCAGCAGTCACCATGCTCCGGGAAAAAGCAGTATGGCGAAAGAAGCAGCTATCCTGCAAATAGCAGACAACCTTGCCCTGTCAGTCGGCATAGCTGAGGGCGGCATGTATGTCCTGCCCGGTGTTGATGAGGAAGTATGGGAACAGCTGGGCATCGATACCGACATTCTGAAAAAGATCGTTGAGAGTTATGACTACCAGATTAAAGAACTGTTCAGCAATTTCTTTAATTAA